The following is a genomic window from Sciurus carolinensis chromosome 3, mSciCar1.2, whole genome shotgun sequence.
TTCACCCATCCCCTTTTGCTGGACAAATACAATAGCCTTCCAGGTGGTCTCTCTGACACCACTCTAACGCTCCTTAAGCCCACCTGCCATGTGTCCGCCTAAGTGATCTTTCTAAAACAGAATTCCGACATGTCACTCTGCTCTTGGAACCCTTCCATCATTTCCCATTCTCTAAGGGCAGAAAAACTTCCAGAGCCAGATGtgatggtgcatgtctataatcccagttactcagaaggctgaggcaggaggacttagcaactcagtgcaaccctgtgttaaaataaaaaataaaaaggtctgagggcatagctcagtagtagaacagcCTAGgttaggaagggagggaggaaagaagggaggggagacagGCTGGCTTTTGagacctcctcttcctcttcatctgcAGCTTTGGCCTCTCCTTTCAGGCCCTTTCTACCAAGGAGTTTGGATTTGTTCTAGAAGTCACGCCCCTTGCATATGCTGTTTGCCCAGAAAtacctctcctcccttcctcttccacaCCTTCTTTTTGTAACTCCTCATCCTGTGAGACCTGTCTGGATGCTCTTCTTCCCTCCACATTCTGCACCCTCTTCTCACTCCCTGGTGAGCCAGAGGCCCCACCTCTATAATCTGCCCTGTAATCCTGGGGACTGCAACTCTGTAAATGGCACCATGGCTCAGGGAGTCTGTGGACTCAGGGCCCTCGCCTTAGTCCTCCCTGTTTCCCTAGCTGAGTCTGGCACCCAACAGGTTTCACCAACTGTTTACCAGTCCTTCCTCTATGACATCCCGGAACCCGAAGCTCATTTCTCTGAGCACCTGCCCACTGTAGGAGAGCTTGGGTTGACTGAGAGGTCTGTCTTGTGCTGGGATGTGCCTTCCCAAAGGGTAGCACCATGTTTAAGCTTTAAGCTCCACAGTGGACCATTTTACCCTCATGttgtatttcctctttcaaaGTCAGTTACTTACTTCTGTTTTTAGTGACCTCTTTAAGCAACCTTGGTCAGGGACTTTTTGAACATCTAAATTTATCACCTCAGCAAGTTCCCTTTTGTCCCTGAACTGATTTACTGGGAGTATTCCATTACCTGTGCTTTCCTCTTGGAAGCCAGGTGGGTTCTTGCACATCTCTGTCCAAATGGCTCAGATAGTAAACATTGAGCATCAATGGGAAGTTCATGGTGGAGCTGTAGTAAGGATAACAGCACGGGAAAGGGCGTGGTGGCTGGCCTGGTGAGTTTAAGGCTCAGCAAAGATGTGATATTGAATTGCAAGTTTGATAGAGGAGAGCAATGCAAttaaggcaagaatggaagaattgGAGCTTGGGGATTTAGAAAGTAAGAGGTGACTGAAAAGAACAGGAGACAGCAGCATTTTGCCCATCCCCTCACCCTGTAGGGACTTGCACCCTTTGCAAATTCTGCATCTGACCCTTTCCATGGGCCTCCACCATTGCCACATTTATGAACTGCAGTCCAAGACTCCTGTGGTCCTCATGGGCCGAAGTCCAGCAGGTAGGGTGCAAACcacaaaggggaaaggaaaagcacCTGCTGACACTGGGCAGGTGGAAGGAGGCCCTGAGACTGCATTTGTTGTAAAGAGGACAGGATCAGGTCCTGAGTGGGGACATGGAAGCCCAGGTCCTGCTAAGACATCTGGAGCAGCCTGATGCAGGGCAGTGAGCACTTAGCTGGAAGTCAGCAAGCTGGGCTCCACACCTACCACTGTACAGCCCTGAGTGGGTCACGCTGAATCCCTCCTGACCTCAGTCTTCCCACCAGGTACAGTTCAGGCACAGTCCCATTAACTGCCACAAACAGACTTTCCTCCAGCCCCACTTCCTTAAGGATTTCAGCCCCCTATAGTCTCTCCATACACTGCTGGTGATATCCCAGTTAGCTATCCACCAAGTGCCCACCAGTGTGGatgtcctctctgccatgtcccacatggaggagaaaagggttaactgccagaggaggatgttggcggtttttctattacccaaaaaacttatctactcaatgaactcacaagagccaatactctttctATGAGAAGTGGgcgtgatgggtctggccataccagctttggcctcttacaacaacgacaacatggagttgcccaactctcctttatttataatatacaggtaaaggggaaaaggactgggaggagcttctgtgatggacaggatagggtggagtttcCTCTTaggaggaaaattccagaaggagacagggaaccactcccacgcagtgccacatgcttcccagcagttcctagaagccaggcctctgcgtcacatggctcaacctaggctgattctgctaaataaggatggcttcccacacacCAGGTTTCACTGCCACCCCCCACTCCTCCACTGCCCACAAGCAACCCACCCCTGTGGCTGAGAGACCCAGGGCACCAAAGCTGCTTCAGTTTCTGTTACAAAACCAGGAGAAGTCCCCACTCCCCTTCGTCACCCTCTGTCATGGTCCTCCCTGTCCCCCATGGAGGTTTTGGTAAATCTTTCTGTCTTCATTCACAACTCACCTGTTCAGATTCACATGTGGATCTGAGGATGGGGTGATGATAAAAGGGGACTTTGGCTAGGAGATAAGCCAAAGAGAGAAATAATTCACAGTGGAAACCCCACACATACCCATGACAACAGAGGCTCCATCACAGAGACCTCTGTTCACACTTGACTCCttggaaaattataattaataataacaatagtaataaatGGTCACCATTCATATGGCTCTTACCATATTCCAGGACTGTTCCAAATACTAAACATATGCTAAGTTAATGTTCTGAATAGTCCTACAAAGTAGTTGCTATTGTTGccatatttcttttctaaatagcACAGAGATTAAGAAACATTTCCCAAATTACACAGTGAGAAACTGGCAGAGACAGGATTAGAACTTGGGCAATCTGGTTGAGAGACTACTCTTGACCCTTCTCCTGGGAGATTCTTGCACACTCTGCCCACAGACTTCTGGCTGACCTACCCTGACCCATAAAAGTTCAGCTGAAATTCCAGGACGCAGTTTAGGTTGCTGCTGCTCTCTGACAATGAAACAGTGGGTTGACTCAGTGGTTCTCAGTTCTGCATCCATGGTCAACTCAAGGCTacttaaatcagaatctctaatTTTATGTGTGGTTCTTATGAGCAGCCAGGGCTGAGAACTGACTCCAAAGCCTCTTACAACTTCAGGATTCCAGGGTTGTCAATTACCCAAAGCTGCTGAGGGATCAGAGACACAGAAAGGTCCTCTGAAAGTCCCACCTGTACCCACCATACTCTGAGTCCTCTGCCCGCTTTCTGGTGAAGGATTGGAAAGATAGCTGGGGGCCGCTTTACTTTGGCCTGGCTTGAGATTTGTGAGCACTTGGTTGCTTTCTAGACCCTCTCTCTATGCCCCAGTGAAATAATTTTGTACGTAATTTAATGCTGAGAACTGGGGTCAGGACTTATAAAACCTCTGAATTCGTCCCAAATTCCACACATAGCAACATACAGGAGGTGTTTGGAAAATGCTCATTGAATAAATCAACACTCTCACTCATGTCACTGGATAACCTGGCACACACTATCTACAGCATTCCAGTTGGTGTTCAGGTTTCAGGAAAACAATTAAGATTGGGGAAAGAACTGCAGAAACCATGCCAGagccaaaggcaaaggcaacCAAGAGGCTGTTCATGTAGGGTTATCACTGCTCAGAGTCACTTGCAGAAAGAGAGCCAGGGACACTTTGGGCTGGACAGAAGAAACACACCAGATTTCAAGATAGGAGATGTTGGCAAGGATTATCTGCCAAGCAAAGGTGACACTCAGGAGCTGTCTCTCTCTTACAGATAGTGACAAATACCTTCCGGACATCCAACATCCAGATCCAGAGCCAGGAACAGAAGCTACTGACTCTGTCGCTGGACAAGGACAATCGGCGCACTTTCAGGGATGTGGTCAGGTGAGCTAGGCCTCCCACCCCTAGGGCTCTAGGCCCCATATCACAGATCAAAGCAGGAGCCAGCTCATGCCATCTTCTACTGCTAGCCTAGGATACTTTGTCAGAGGCAGAGTGCATGATCAAGCAGGTATACCTGGTGGGGACAGGCTTCTGCCACTGCCCTGTGATTTAAATCTTGGAAGAAGAGACAAATGAATGTCTATACTGGGAAGATATTGACATTAAATGTTCCCAAGATTTCTAAAGGGTACACTCAGCCTGCAGCCCTCCTGATCCAACTCCCTCCACTGGCACTGGCCCCTCCCACACCAGTTCCCTTTCTGGGTCATCTGTGCCCCAGTTAACCCACCTGCCCAGGTTTCCACCAGTGGGGTGTGTTTAGGtaaggaagggaggcagagacaCAGATGACTCCATCCAGGCATCGCTCCTCCCCTGGCTAGCCCAGGCTCACATTCTTCCTGCTCTgaaattttcctcttccttctgcaTTACCCTCCTCTATACCCTACAGGTCTGCCTTTCAAATGTCCAGGGCAGATCTGATCCCTGAGATGGGTCCCCTGAGATGCTTTCTCCCCACCAGATTCGAAGTTGGTCCCTGCCCAGAGCCTCGTTCCAGAGCCCAGAAGTCCAGGACGTCGTGGCTCAGTTTACAAGGGCAGAAAGAGATGGAAATGGCCAAAGCCAAGCCCAAATCCCTTCTGATGCCCATTAACACATTCTCCGGCATCGTCCAGTGAGTCACTGGGGCAGCAGAAGAGCTGGGTCTAAGGGCAATAGTCCCACGAAGAAGGAAACACTACCCTGCCAGCCCACCAGCACTTAATGACAGAACAAGACCTGGCTTCCCTGGGCAGCTCTGGCTTTGACCAGGAGACAGAGTACCTGAAAGTGCATGGAGTCTGGCTGTAGGGTATGTGGCAGAGAAGGACCCACGTCAAGGCTGGGGGTCACCCAGCAAAGCTGTGATTGCATGAAAGCACCCATACATAGCCTAGTTTGTCACATAAACGTCCATGCCTGCATTTATGTGCAACTCCCACTTCTCCCATTGTCAAGTTCCCCACCCAGTTCTGAAAACCAAGGTCAGAGCTGCTGTTCTGGCTTGGAGCCCTGTGGTCATGGGGAAAATCAGAAGTAGATACACACAACTGCACCTGTGCCCTCCTGAGTCTGTTCCCTTCCTTCTTGGGCCACTACTAACCTCGTCTACGCCCAGGAGGGGCCTCTCCTGGTGGAGGGAGAAATGATGGAGtcaaaaaatgtacattaaagtgtttctattttcttctaatactggtgatatttgtattttaatagcaaTTCATGGGAAGGGGAAGCAATACCTAACACAACCAATTGAACCCACTTAGGCTAGATAATGGTTTTGTGTATTAACTGCTGTGTTCTGTCACCCTGCCCCTTTCTCCCCTTATTCTCATTAATTTAGGGACTCTCCTGCATTGTCCCCAAATAGAGGTGGGAATGCAGGGTAGTCACAGAGAAGCCAGAAATTGAGGACATCAACATTCTTGccatttgagtttttaaaaattatagccaGGTGTAAATTAGAAAAGATCAATGACACGGCTCTAGTGACAGCACCAGAACTAGGTATGGGATGGGGGAGAAAGTAACAGAGAGAACACAAAGGCTTGAACTTGAGTCCAACCCTGTTGTCTGTGTGGAGTTCCCCAGGGATGGTGGGCATGGGGGTGGAGGTGATGGAGGAATCCCTTTGAAGTTTGGGGATTCAAGAGTACAGAAATGAGCTGTCCTAGGAGTGGGGGCAAGACCCAGGCACATTCTCAAGGCCAAGGAAATGGATGTAAGAAGGGCTGCCTGGGGTACTTGGATAGATGGGCCCGAGGGCAGCCATAGAGGATGTCTTTGTGCctctgtggggctggggaagcaggcaaagattttctcagcaAGAAACGGACAAGCCCATacttttttcaaagagaaaagtatGCAGCTGTGGACAGCAATGTGGAATATGGTATCTGAAGGCCAGATGTGGACATGGGTACCAGATGAACAGAATCATGGCAGGGTGCATGCCTCCTAGGGCAGATCAGACCAGGATAGATCAAGATGGAGTCGCAGATGGATTTTATGGCATCCACTGAAGCTACCTTCTGTGGGACCTGGAGAGAAAAGGGACTAGGGACAGTCCTCAGTGGGACTGAGGTGTTTTAACACTTGAAATGACTACAGTATCACTGAATTTGGTGAGTTTACCTAGAAgtcactatattttatttttctgcattggTGTGATATAAAATGATTCATATCAATTTGAGCATTCACAACCACTAGCTTTTTAGGTAAATATCTGCAGTTTACCAGTTGTTAAAGTTAGGTGAAAACTTTGAAACTTTTCCCCAACTTACAATGAAAGCAAGTCTTGTCCAAATTCTGCTACACATAGAGATGATGGCAAGAAGCCCCAGTCCCCACCCAACCCATGGCAAAATTAGGTGATCTGAGCACAACTCATATGAGAAGTTTACCAAATCAGTGGCTGGACACTGGGCCACTTTGGAGCAAAGCCTGTGACCCCCTTCCAAAGGGTTTGCACTGCTCAAATGTCTAGATTCTTTTGTCCTATTCAAGTGAAAGGAAatgcttctgaaaaaaaaattgtacccaGTCCACATGATGCCCTTGGGCACTACTAATTTTGCCAGTGAAAAACTAGACTAATAAATGAAGCCACTTCTGTTGATCTATGATTGTTGAAGTGCTTGTATTAGCTGCTTCTGGAGTGTGGCATTTTGATTAAATGCTAACCAAGCACCTCTGGAGTATGTACTCACAAACATGGCAACTGACCTACCTAGATTTAAAACTAACCAGTACATAATACTGTTTCGAGGCTTTGATGCACTATCAGGACTGGGTCTGACTGCCCTCAGCTGTCAGTTCTACTAGGGAATTGTCCTGGCTGAAAGAAATTGTGTTACCCATAGTCATGACTCTTTCAGGGGCAGCTCATATGCAGTCCTGGCAACAAAAATAGCAGACTTTCTGAAGCTTTGATTCTGATGCAAACACAGTAAGAAGGTAAACAAGAGAAATAGAAACTGTACTGCATCTGATAGAGAAGtgctatagagaaaaataaagcacaggAGTGTGAGTATTGGGGATGGCCGTAAGAGGTTAGCAATTTCACTTAGGGTGGACAGGGATGATCCCTGTGGATGGTCATTGATCAGGGGGCATTTAACAAAGACCTGAAGAAGATGAGGGAGGGAGACTCATGGATATCATTCATTCCATTTTTGCTCTCCCATCCCCAGTTTGACACCGAAAGTTTCACTCGCCAGAAGCAGTCCAGGAATCTAGCCCAAGTTCCTTGGCAACAGGAGGCAGCCAGGGGCCAGGTGGGGCCTATGGCGGGGCTCAGAACGCACCCTGCAGGCTACTTCACGCGTCCCTGGTGCACCTGTGCACCACCGGGGAGGCGGGgcggaggaggcaggaggacgtGGCAGGTGCAGCGGCTCCGCCCCCGCCGCACCGCCCCCCTCGGGGCGGGGCCACTTCCGGGTCAGTGGCCGGacgtggggtgggggtggcggtTGACCCGGTGACCGCGACTCTGCGCGAGGCCCGCAGCGCAGTCGGGTTAGCTCTGCGCTGGGATTCCCCCGAGCCTCCCTCGCGGGGACATGGGGACACACCCGTCctgcgccccgccccgccctccgCAGGTCCGGGTCTGACGGAGCTGGGCAGCCATGAGCGCGAACCCTCAGTGGGACATCAGCAGGGCGCTGGGGGTGGCCCGGCTCTTCCACTTGGTATGTGGAGTCCGGGATGCCTGCGTGACCCCGTTCCTGACCCTCTACCTGAGGCAGCTGGGCTTAGCGGCGCCCTGGGTGGGCATCTTAATGGGAACCAAGCACCTGATCGCAGCCTGCTGGGCCCCCTTCTGCGCCTTTCTGGCCAAAAGCTACCAGAAAAGGAGAGTGCTTCTGATAGTCTCGCTGCTTGGTTCAGCCGGAGCCAGCCTCTTCATGGTCCTCATCCCAGCCTTGGGCAAAAATCTGGAATACCGCTCTTGTAATGGAAGCAGTAGCGTGACCACTACAGTGGTACCACCGGGGGTCACGTTAACTGTGAGCAGCATCTCGGTCCCAGAGTCTGCCTCAAAGCCCTCAGCAGAGGCATCCAGCCTCCCGGCCAGGAGGGATGCCGAAGTGGTGGAAGCCTCTGGCTTAAGAAATGAACCTGGTGAAAGTGACCAAGAAATTTTCAGTGATCTGTACGGGTACTCAGTGGACTCCACTGAAGGAACCAGGACCGTGTCTCAAGTTCTCCATCCTGTCACTTCAGGGGTGAAAGCTAATTCCTGGGAAGCTGTTTATGAGGCATTCAATACTACCCTCACTTTGCTTCCCGAAGTCCCAGAACTGGGAACTCTGGCCAACATGTCAGTTGCCAAAGGGGAAGCACAAGCCTTTCACTTCTCCTTGGAAGGGTTGCAGTGGACTTTCATCCTCTCCTTGGGGTTCATGGTGTTCTGGGAGCTGTTGACAGCCCCTCTGGAGCAGGTGGCAGACGACAGCCTTTATGAATACCTGGATTTTGTGGATGCCACTGACCGATACAGAAGCCTGTGGATATGGAGATCACTGGGCATGTCAGCGGGTGTATGTGGCATTGCAGCCTTGGTGGAGCAGCTGGACTGCTTCTTGGTGACGAATGGCCCTCCGGGTGTAGTGCACTTCTATGGTTACTCGCTGATCAGCACCCTGGCCTTACTGGTGAGCATTGCCTTTCCTGTCCCCGCCTACCGGCGCCAGGAGCCCAGCTACAAAACTGTCAAAGCACTGTCTCTCGTAGGGGGTGACCCCCGCCTCATTCTCCTAGCCGTCACTGTCATTTTGATAGGAGCTGTTGTGAGTAATGTGCAGAACTTTCTGTTCTGGCATATGAAGGACCATGGCAGCAGAGAGTTAGTGATGGGTCTCTCAGTTGCCCTGGGCTTGCTGGGGGAAATTCTGCTGCATCCATTCAAAACTGCATTGCTTAAGAAGCTAACCAGGGTGGGTGTGATAGGGCTAGGGCTGGGCTGCCTCGCTGGGCAGCTGCTCTATTACTCTTTCCTCTGGAATTGGTGGTCTGTCCTTCCTGTTCAGATCCTGAGTGCCATCAGCAGTGGTGCTCTGTGGTGGGCCGTGGGAGCCTCCATAGAGGACCTGGCCTCCCCTGGCACTGAGAGGCCTCTGAATACTATGTTCCGAGGTCACTTTTACGGGGGTGGCTGTAGCCTGGGCAGCTTTGTGGGAGGCTTCATGGCAATGTACTTCAGCCTGGCTGTGCTCTACCGGACCTGCTGTGTGGTCCTGTTGCTCTGGCTAGCCTTGTTCCTGTCCATCCAGCTGAGGCTGCCCCAAGACCGGAAGATCAACTACTCAAAGCTGCTGACTGTGGAGGGGAGTGACACCAGCGACTCTGAGCAGGGGTCAGAACGGGACTGGCTTGTGCAGGCCATGAGGGAGGAGCACTCAGACTGGAAGGACTGAGAGAAGGTCTTAGTGCTCTGATCTGGGAAGGAACTAATGAGCTGGACAAAACTGTCTGCTGAGGATAGAATCCTGCCCTGGACTACTGGGAGCCTTGGAGAAGAGAAGGCACGTCAATGCCAAAGGCCCAACAGGATCATCTCATTGCATGATTTTCTTTACTTTGGTAGTAAAAAgagatttgacttttttttttttccactttaaaataatggagaaagAATACATTTgctttaaacaaattattttgtaatctttttttttttgtactggggattgaaccaagggcactctaccactgagccacattcccagccctttttattttttattttgagacagggccttgtcaagttgctgacgctgggctcaaacttgcgatcccttgcctcagcctcccaagtcactgggattacagacgtgtgccactgcTCTCAGCTTTTTCACTGTATTTTGATGTAGAAGTTTTGCAAGAGCTTCAGTTGCACTGATTCTGGTGCTGTTGGATCCGGTGGTGGCTGAAGTGATCCGATCAGACTGGAGGTACCAGGAAGATCTGCCAGATGCAGTAGACTGGGAGGGCAAGTGCCTTAGATGAGCCATGGGCATTCCCATGGGTCATAGAGGCCTGACCTATAAAAGCTGTGCTGGGGCCAGGTAAGGGTAGCAGTGGACACCAAACCCCCTTCTCATATAGAGCACCCACACTCACCCCAGTGCTTAAGTTCCCTATCAGAGAAAATGATGGGACATGAACTAGGTGTTGGGGGTTGATAGGTTTCATCCTTACTCTCAAATATGTGTGTCACCAGGGAAAGGATCCTTAGAATTTTCACCCGTGTTTACACTGGAGCAAAGGCAATTTCATGTCCTTTGGACTCATGCTTTGCACACTCCATCCCTCAAGCACatggagattttaaaatttgctttgatTAAGATGCAGTGATCTCATAGGGTAGGGTGCTATGCACCTGTGCCCAGCCACTTCTGGATTCTGCAGAATCCTCCCTGAACCCTAGGGCAGGGCCCTTTCTTCCATAGGCCCATCCCCAAGAGCCCAGTTCTGCCTTCTGATGAAGTAAATATGGATGTTGGATTTAGAAGGAACCTTACTGTATAACAAATGCAGAATGTCTCACAGctggagaaagggaagagagacatGAATGTCTACTGGCGACATGTTTCCAGGGtcttgattcttttaaaattctccctGGAAAGCCTTAGGACACAAAGTTACCTGTGCTTTAAACAGAGATTCGTTTGTCTCACATAATATGTCTAGAGGTAGGT
Proteins encoded in this region:
- the Mfsd6l gene encoding major facilitator superfamily domain-containing protein 6-like, whose product is MSANPQWDISRALGVARLFHLVCGVRDACVTPFLTLYLRQLGLAAPWVGILMGTKHLIAACWAPFCAFLAKSYQKRRVLLIVSLLGSAGASLFMVLIPALGKNLEYRSCNGSSSVTTTVVPPGVTLTVSSISVPESASKPSAEASSLPARRDAEVVEASGLRNEPGESDQEIFSDLYGYSVDSTEGTRTVSQVLHPVTSGVKANSWEAVYEAFNTTLTLLPEVPELGTLANMSVAKGEAQAFHFSLEGLQWTFILSLGFMVFWELLTAPLEQVADDSLYEYLDFVDATDRYRSLWIWRSLGMSAGVCGIAALVEQLDCFLVTNGPPGVVHFYGYSLISTLALLVSIAFPVPAYRRQEPSYKTVKALSLVGGDPRLILLAVTVILIGAVVSNVQNFLFWHMKDHGSRELVMGLSVALGLLGEILLHPFKTALLKKLTRVGVIGLGLGCLAGQLLYYSFLWNWWSVLPVQILSAISSGALWWAVGASIEDLASPGTERPLNTMFRGHFYGGGCSLGSFVGGFMAMYFSLAVLYRTCCVVLLLWLALFLSIQLRLPQDRKINYSKLLTVEGSDTSDSEQGSERDWLVQAMREEHSDWKD